The following DNA comes from Nicotiana sylvestris chromosome 10, ASM39365v2, whole genome shotgun sequence.
gttgtaagcaagcctatagcattagtgttactagaagcattatccattgaaaccgacataatttaatctctaatgcaaaaatatctacaaatatctgcaattgtgttagcaataaacttacctgtgtggcgtgaattaattattctataagcaaaaatgcgtttttgcattacccactcctcatctatccaatgacttgtaacagttagataatcacagtcattaccacttctaccaatatcagtagtaatagcaatgcgacaatctatatgagtaaataaataacccaaatattgttcatattcatgtttatatttataaatatcgctctttacggttgcgcaAGGTCATCCTTTATAAgcaggattaaaaactcttctaatataatgcacaaaatgaggattagaaggaaaactatagggtaagcacataacagtaatcatttttgccaattcttcacgatctttatttggatcataatataaaatgtcaCTAGTAACAGTcttaattcccggttgaactagatttgaacttgtactagggttaaccgtactatctacacttgtcccctcttgcgcagctttcatttgtaaaaatctagtTTTATCTATAAggtgtttcaatatgtgtctagtcaaactgcctgtaccgctacggtctccagtaaatttatgaactagttgagacccacaagtgttacacttagccttatttttttctcttagttgagtaaaaaaatgccaaacaagagatgtttcgggccgtttagaaggttgtctattaaaagtaggggttactacaggagggtcaggcggggcatcagttgggttattaacaggactagtaggtgtataaTCCgattgcgtttcatctaaatcatcattttcctcatcattttcaaagatagtttcattaagATAAAGAgaattcataacttcttcatttaattgttgacccgaTGCAatatcatggcaaaattgactatcggaaaattgaaaacaagggttatcactatcaagaataataggtggaggaggacaggtaacaggtctgggtcggggagccgggggaagagtagtagcttggctactagattcaccaattttagattttcccttacccttaccaccaaaaatatttttcaaagaaaatgccatattaattataattgtactaaataaaactaacaaaactataatattaaaacttaagagttggaacgagtttaccgaattgacgaacaacttcttgaaaattgaatatcgttgaagacttgaatacttcaattcaccaacttcacaatttttcaaaaaattgcaataataaagtaagcaattatagaagaaaattagagagagattgatgaatttgtgagtaaaaatgaaagaatgggaAGGGGggatatttatagttgagaattgaaaaaaagtgtaattataaaaagtttggggttaaagcaaagtttgggggccaaatgactattttttaaagtGCCCAACGGATAAATTTTGAAggccaacggctagattttaaaaatctgaccgttggtctttttttttaaaaaaacaaattatttttttaaaaaaatagttgttGGAGCCCGttgggcccggttgaaccggcccaggcccgcctgctgGTCCCGGGCTTAACGGTCCCGGGCTAATTGTCTTGAACCGGCCCACCACGGGCTTTTGCACGACTAGAGCCtaggcccggttgaaccggcccgtttggcccgcgGTCCTGGGCCAGGCCCGggccacaatacagccttagcGTGAAAAGTCAAAACGTGCCAAGTAAAAGCGGATGGAAGGagtaaatagaataaatatttaaTGAAGATAGATTATATCTTAAGACATGAATAAGGGTAGAATAGTCCAATCCGTTTCCTAATTAATATTTCTTAAGGGGTGTGTAAAAGAAAAACACGACAAATAAGATGAGATAGAGGGAGTAATAATAATGAAAATTAGGAAAGCAATCATGAGTCGGTTTATGATTTTATGGGCTTTCCCACTCCATTAAAGATTCTAATTCCCAATTAAGAGGCTTttatctctctatatatatatatacacgcctAATTCTTCTCTCAAATTCACATATCACAGCGTATaattcctcctccttctccttcaACAATGGCAATTCTCTCAGAATACACCGAAGAAAATCAAGAGCAACCCAAGAAGCCTAtagagaaaagaccaaaaaattctttttcaaccccaaaagaagaagaaaacaagaagttaaagCCAAACAAGTCCAATGGCCTAGACATGGAGAACTATTCATGGGGTCAATCTCTTCAAGAAGTTACGATCAACGTCCCAATTCCTTTTGGCACAAAATCAAGTTTCATAATTGTTGAAATCAAGAACACTACCCTCAAAGTTGGACTAAAAGGTCAACCATTAATAATAGAGGGTGCTTTTTTCAATTCAGTGAAAGTTGATAAATGTTATTGGAGTTTAGAAGATCAGAAAGAAATTTCTATTCTTTTAACTAAGCAAAACAAATCTGACTGGTGGAAGAGTTTGTTAAAGGGTGGACCAGAAATTGACACACAAAAAGTTGAGCCAGAGCCAAGTAGATTGTCTGATTTGGACACTGAAACAAGGGCAGCAGTTGAAAAAATGATGTTTGATCAAAGACAAAAACAGATGGGACTTCCAACAAGTGAGGAGATTACAAATCAAGATATGCTTAAGAAATTTATGGAACAAAATCCTGATATGGCTAAGAACTTTGCTAATGCTAAGATGATGGGAATGGGCTAATTGCACTGAATTTTTATTTTGCTAATTTTTTTTATCTCTAGTATATTTAGATATTTCTTTTTATTACTCTTAATTTTtctattgaaaaaaaagaagcgtgtttagcatttttgtccctTTTTGTATAGAGTATAATTTATATACACGGATAGTGTAAGGTCAAACAAAAGAATATCCACAAGTAATCCTCCATAAAAAATGAAATCAGTAAAGGTGGCATGCTGGTGTAAATTCTTTTACACTATCAGTGAATAAATTAAACTCTTAATAAATTCGTTCGTATACTTtgaaatttttgtttattttatatcATGTACAACTTCATAAACAGGTCTAAACCGGACTGGAAGTAATAATCTATCAATAGTTCTCTCTACACTATGAACGACACCACCACCTCCTCGCAACCAAAACCGCCAAACCTTAGTTCCATGCATATTGATACTCCTCCCAATCCTAACCATAGCCCACCACTTATACAACTCCCACATTCGCACAAGCTTTGCTTGCAAATAACCAATCCACCCACTTCACCAACACATGTCACCAAAACCCACACCAACATT
Coding sequences within:
- the LOC104229660 gene encoding protein BOBBER 2-like, translating into MAILSEYTEENQEQPKKPIEKRPKNSFSTPKEEENKKLKPNKSNGLDMENYSWGQSLQEVTINVPIPFGTKSSFIIVEIKNTTLKVGLKGQPLIIEGAFFNSVKVDKCYWSLEDQKEISILLTKQNKSDWWKSLLKGGPEIDTQKVEPEPSRLSDLDTETRAAVEKMMFDQRQKQMGLPTSEEITNQDMLKKFMEQNPDMAKNFANAKMMGMG